One genomic window of Hydra vulgaris chromosome 03, alternate assembly HydraT2T_AEP includes the following:
- the LOC100201078 gene encoding thioredoxin-related transmembrane protein 2-B, whose product MSYQEYLNGHYILNFVASFMFVLTRSFEPLCWILYDANDDGQCTYDWRDTEILMFTGIVLMMKNRRWKPLSNKEYISNFFIFAKTTNILLFMRHDVRYGILYILFCLVLFIGFPEPSYKGPDKIKFFRGQALDEELYHNPEKIMLVEFYAAWSPPCTRFSGTFANLSLKYSNDFFEFGKLDVTRYEKIAEKYSVNHSVTSKALPTLILFVNGKESMRRPQINAKGTAIPYIFNEENIIRDFELNEIYNKTKLKLAKVETKKSS is encoded by the coding sequence ATGTCGTACCAAGAATACTTAAATGGCCATTATATTCTAAACTTTGTTGCAtcttttatgtttgttttgaCTCGCTCATTTGAACCACTATGTTGGATATTATATGATGCTAACGATGATGGGCAATGTACATATGATTGGAGAGATACTGAAATACTAATGTTTACTGGAATAGTTCTTATGATGAAAAATCGTCGTTGGAAACCTTTAAGTAATAAAGAGtacatttctaatttttttatatttgctaaaACTACCAACATACTTTTGTTTATGCGTCACGATGTTCGCTATGGaatcttgtatattttattttgtttggttttGTTTATTGGTTTTCCAGAGCCTTCATATAAAGGacctgataaaataaaattttttcgaGGTCAAGCGCTTGATGAAGAACTTTATCATAATCCAGAAAAAATTATGCTTGTTGAATTTTATGCTGCGTGGTCTCCACCCTGTACCAGGTTTTCTGGAACTTTTGCTAACCTTTCATTAAAGtatagtaatgatttttttgaatttggtAAACTAGATGTAACTAGATAtgaaaaaattgctgaaaagTACAGTGTTAATCATTCTGTCACATCTAAAGCGTTACCAACTCTTATATTGTTTGTAAATGGAAAAGAATCAATGCGAAGACCTCAAATTAATGCTAAAGGAACTGCAATtccttatatttttaatgaggaAAACATTATTCGTGATTTTGAATTAAACGAAATCTacaacaaaactaaattaaagttagcaaaagttgaaactaaaaaatcttcttaa
- the LOC136077805 gene encoding uncharacterized protein LOC136077805 isoform X2, with product MIKELTIQNSDDADSIYDLEIAVKDVFNYIKHLMRDSQQKKAKIEAFKQLNDETAFWLKDFCQKILPVRYREGQREYFGKKGMSLHVDIFFIKIAGKLFKRVYFTSMYRCDQGIGDVVSLATAVLDQFRIDQPHIKKMFTKSDNAGCYQGNLSAEAIYNVCKERDIKLLRYDYNEPCCGKDQCDRESAVLKTILRSYVDSGNNLLTAEDIHKAMHYSFGAKDAKLAVAQISNDKTVVTGPKIKNISNYHSFEFGEKSMKMWRYFNIGEGIEQEYGNLKIQPSIKLLLPYSKTDNSIKSNKPFKEKQKRSDRQLYSSRFCTEMNCTLSFESDAELEEHMLSGLHTVPKSLTSLDKVRNSFVHKRKITSQLNMPISSSSNSASVKDKPHCMNIFLLQGWALPVRSSFRFSNQQKELLYKYFIRGEESGNKMSPEQVHMQLRRELPPDQYVTSQQIRSLFSRFSNLKRKGKLVEPTTENNENSQVNDNKEVYGENDDFNLAGDNEDDNKYEEDIANLAKEICLVWKVNDWVAVAYEKQWNIGYIVEVSITGIRVNCMINGQEKNTFRWPVTTEEINNQTDKIICLVNAPFLISGCGDYSLSEEDYNTVISLFLEKLTAAE from the exons ATGATCAAAGAACTAACAATTCAAAATTCTGACGATGCTGATTCTATTTATGATTTAGAAATTGCTGTAAAGGATGTATTCAACTACATAAAACACCTGATGAGAGATTCTCAACAGAAAAAGGCAAAAATCGAAGCTTTTAAGCAATTAAACGATGAAACTGCTTTCTGGcttaaagatttttgtcaaaaaattcttCCGGTTCGATACAGAGAGGGCCAAAGAGAGTATTTTGGCAAGAAAGGAATGAGTTTACATGTGGATATATTCTTCATAAAAATAGCAGGAAAGTTATTCAAACGTGTTTACTTTACTTCAATGTATAGGTGTGATCAGGGAATAGGTGATGTTGTTTCGTTAGCCACTGCAGTTTTAGACCAATTCAGAATTGATCAACCGCATATCAagaaaatgtttaccaaatctgATAATGCCGGCTGCTATCAGGGAAATCTTTCAGCTGAAGCAATCTACAATGTATGCAAAGAGAGAGATATAAAGTTGCTGAGATATGATTATAATGAACCCTGTTGTGGAAAAGATCAATGTGACAGGGAGAGTGCAGttttaaagacaattttaaggAGTTACGTTGACTCTGGTAATAATCTTTTGACTGCTGAAGATATACACAAGGCTATGCATTATAGTTTTGGCGCTAAAGATGCAAAATTAGCAGTTGCTCAAATTAGCAATGATAAAACTGTAGTTACTGGACCAAAGATTAAGAACATTAGCAACTATCACTCATTTGAGTTTGGTGAGAAAAGTATGAAGATGTGGCGTTATTTCAATATCGGTGAGGGAATTGAACAAGAGTATGGAAATCTTAAAATTCAACCCTCGATTAAGTTGTTGTTACCATATAGCAAAACAGATAATTCAATTAAGAGTAACAAGCCATTTAaggaaaaacagaaaagaagtGACAGGCAATTATATTCATCAAGATTTTGCACTGAAATGAATTGTACTTTATCATTTGAAAGCGATGCTGAGTTAGAAGAACACATGCTATCCGGTCTTCATACAGTTCCGAAATCATTAACATCATTGGATAAAGTTCGCAACTCGTTTGTTCATAAGAGGAAAATTACTTCACAACTAAATATGCCAATTTCTTCATCCTCTAACAGTGCTTCCGTAAAAGACAAACCACATTGCATGAACATTTTTCTATTGCAAGGTTGGGCATTACCAGTTCGaagttcttttagattttcaaatcaGCAGAAAGAACTgttgtataaatactttattcgtGGAGAAGAATCAGGTAATAAAATGAGCCCTGAGCAGGTTCACATGCAGCTGAGGAGAGAACTTCCGCCTGATCAATATGTAACTAGCCAACAGAtaagatctttattttcaaG ATTTAGTAACCTGAAAAGAAAAGGTAAGCTGGTAGAACCGACaacagaaaataatgaaaatagtcaggttaacgataacaaagaagtttatggcgaaaatgatgactttaatCTGGCAGGAgacaatgaagatgataataaatatgagGAAGACATCGCCAATCTTGCAAAAGAAATTTGTCTTGTATGGAAAGTGAATGATTGGGTTGCTGTTGCATAtgaaaaacaatggaatattggatatattgtggag GTATCTATAACTGGGATCAGAGTTAATTGTATGATTAACGGGCAAGAGAAGAATACTTTTCGCTGGCCAGTTACTACCGAGGAGATAAATAAccaaactgataaaattatctGTTTAGTAAATGCTCCTTTTCTAATCAGTGGTTGTGGCGATTATTCATTATCCGAAGAAGACTATAATACAGTCATATCATTATTCTTAGAGAAACTTACTGCAGCAGAGTAG